One Pomacea canaliculata isolate SZHN2017 linkage group LG1, ASM307304v1, whole genome shotgun sequence genomic window, CAGTAGTCCCTCTGTGTGTAAAGATCCATTCAACTTGGTTTTAACGCATGAAAGATTATTCAAGCGATGACGATATAATAAATGATCTTTAAATTCCAAGTAAATGGTTCAAAGCCTCTGCATCGCATgcatatttagaaaataaaagattttgcatTAGAGGCGGAGTGCTGCTGCACCCGAAATGTGCTAAAACTGTTTGAAGATAAAAGAGTGAACACGACATAAAAGGATTATTCTCTTGGAGAATGTGACAAGAAAAACTGTTGTACATCGTGAAAGCACACGTCCGACCTTGATAGTAGAGCTATGCCTCAGTCAAAAATGTCaagtgttttcttgttcttataaTACACAACAATTCAGTCCCTAAGGAAAGATAAATGGTTCCAAAAAATCCTTTACAGACCAGATAACTGAAAAATGTCGCATACTCCAGTTTGCTTTATCTCCAGCCAATAGCTTGAGGAGAAAAGAGCATACGGCTCGTGGCTGCTCGCCACCATGACCTTTGTCAACATGCCCTCACCCTTTTTATGATGTACTCAAAGTACCCGACTATCGCACCAATGTTTTCACACCCTCCAGTCGCAAACGAGAGCATGCCCTAGTCCTACATCAGACTCCGCCTAAGAAAGTGCTGGAAATTCTTGAACAACTATCGTCGGCAGACTGCATTTCAACTCTAGCGCGATGGAGTTACTGTTCGGGTTGGACTTGCCGATGTACTTGCTCTTGCTTTTCATTGCAGTCGTCCTGCTTTATGTGTAAGTACTGTTTTTAACTCTCTCTAATTTAGGAAACATTTTCTCACTAGAACTTTCTTTTTACAATAGCGCAAATAGTCGTGAttctctttatgttttcttagatacattttttaaatcacagcGCTTTTGATAAGATGttcaaaaaagttttaattaataatcAGTGAGTTTCTTTTTGAAATCTTCAGTATAAGGacattaactttttcttttactgcgGTCGTTAAGCTATGGGACTTGGTCTTTTGGAATATGGAAGTCTCTTGGAGTGGATGGACCAGCACCTCTGCCTTTCTTTGGACACCAGTGTGAGATAAACAAAAAGGTATTTggagttttatgtttatttctttattgacaGTCTTTTTTAATTcgtaaatataattttctccGGGATATTCCATGATTTACATATTGCTAAATGTAATTATTGTTCAAGAAAGCTTGCTACTTCTTTGGAATTAATGATACGTACGTTAACTACTTTTCAGGGATATGAAAACAGCATTCGGAAATGGTCACAGACTTATGGTCGCACATTTGGGTATGTTATAAGGGTTCTTCCACTTGCATCACATGCTTAACACCTTCAAAAGTCTACATCAGTGTTAAAATATTAGCGTCGTTAGATGCACGCTCGAGACattagtaagggagataataaaaaaaaatacacacacactgcggCACAGAAATGTCTGAGTTCTCGCCCTTAATGTCTTGAGACCTACAGTTAGCTCTAGAACACTTTGTATTCCGTTGATAGTCTCCTTCAGTTTTTGTGATCTTACTCGACGCTCTCGTGCTGACCACCACTGTACTGTCCTCTGCTGGTCACATCCTTAAATCAACAAATATGGTATTCTCTAATGCAGTCCCACTCTTGGACTAGTAGATCATATTTTAACTCTGGTACAGCCCGCTAATCAAGGCCTTCACGCACAAGCTGAAATACTGCAAAATCGCCAACAAATCACGAACTCGTCCACGCGGCTTGTGAGTGTCCGGCGGTCATCCGCTCACACGAATAACACCGGAAGCCCACTCTCGTCTCAAAACAGACTCTGGTGGTCAACAATCGGCTACTGAAACCAATTCCATGCACCAGCCCCACGGATTTCCACTGGCTCCCGGTGGTCACTACTGGCTACAGTGTCCACTCACAGTACAAGCATGAACGTGTATTTAGTTCGTGGTACAAGCCTTCCAGTTCACCCCTAGCTTACGaggtcactcctggctgctgtcCAAAACACTGTACCCTGCCTAAAGGGTTTATCGCCGCCATCAAAACCACCCGCTCCTCTCAGCGTCTTTTCTGGGTGGGGAGGGGCAATAAACAGTGAGCTCCCATtgctacaacaagcagcagacagcactcaagcagacgacgcgtgacgtagcaTGGGCGTGAGGTCAGGCGCTGCTAAAGTCAGCGAaaaaaaggccttgacctttccccgcgAACTgggtaaaaatagcctggaatatgacgtcaaacgtcgtctgctgtaagcttTCTTTTACGGTTGCGTCCCATGCGCTGAGAGAAACGCAAACACAGTAACATGTCCGACACGCGACAATACTTTATCCCGAAAATAGTTTAAGCAAAGTACAAATTATTCTGATCAGAATGGTTTAAAGCTGAGCTTCATTTTGAATTTACCTTCTTTGCGTGCCCTCTTCTAATATAATacaatgtaaattttttaaaaaagaatttactgTGGACGTCGGCCATTGCTGGTGACCACTGACCTTGACATCTTAAAGGAAGTGCTCGTTAAAGATTTCAACAGATTTACAGACAGATTTGTAAGTTTTGTACAAAGTGTTATACTGAGTTGCATTGTTACGAAGTAATTTAAAGTGCATACTTTAAAACACATTCAGGCAGCAACGTTTCcaagtcttattttatttgacaACTTTTTAGCTTGCCGCCTAATTTGtcgaaattaaaaatatataacttttaGTTGAAAGGTACTCATAGAGGTAACATATTTTCCCCTTAGGTCTTggattttatttaatacatacaacttcaaatataaaaatgtgaagagCTCATTTAGAAATATTCTGTTCATTCATTAATaacacttttaataaaaaagataagtttaaaattattaatgatcCAATTTCTAATAGTTTGCATTACATTGTCACCGGGAAAGACCTGAAGAATACAAAGAGTAAGGAGGGAATAACCGGAGAGCGTGTCATAAGTCTGTAGACAAAGACAAGCAGGCCGACTAGTTAAGTTCGCTACAAGTACAACTATTGACAACGATGTTGGTTGGTGTCAGGGAAAACGTTCGATTTTTGTGCACGGTTATTGGATGGATGGAGCGTAGATTGcggaaagaaaggggaaaatagTTCCCCTgctttgaaagaagaaaaaaaaactaactaaaACTGCTGTGCCATATGTGGTTTTTCgcttgaaataaaaagagaaggcTGTTATCAGAGGAAAAACGGAATAGTCTCGTTTAGAACTTGGGATAAAAGGATCCAATAAGAACATTAATTACAttagtataaaaataaaaacacttttcccTAATCATGACTTCCCACCTCTTTGCGACGTAAAACCATATTACAtgaatatgttttaattaagcATCTTGACTACTAATGCAAACACATTGCTGTCATTTGCCAAAGCCGCTTAAAAGATCtacttactttttttaaaaaaaaacaaaaacaaatataatataaGGATAAGGATAATAGGAAACCATAGCTCTAAAGATTCGGATGACATTTGTGAAAGCTTACAAATGCACAACTAGATGCTTTTTGTTTCCTGGAAAATTGCACAGCGGGGTGAGTTGCGTTTTAGAAGTCTTGACTGTCTAGAATGTGTTAGAAAATAAGTGTAGATCCCACGAATGATAGTAttcaacttttttctgtttttcttcgtTATGAATAAAGAGAGATTTTAACTTCTAGGACAAGTTTGAACTGTTTCCAAAAGAAATTCAAGCAAACCTTTTCATTATTGGAGGCGCAGACTGGAAAAGGGTTAGAACCCTATTGACACCTACATTTAGCTCAGGAAAACTGAAACTGGTGAGTGCATTCTTTAAGTCatttcaatataaataaaatactgtttaattttaaataccTCAATGGCTGTTCTTTTATGTGAAAATTGTTTGGTCTTCATGTAGCCTTAACCTGTATTTACTAGCAAACAGCTAGCAGTCGTCTAAATAATACTCAAAagcacatcatttaaaaaatgtcctcATCCAATGAAATCCGCCTATACTGTCACAGATGGAGAACCATATCGACAGGTGTTGTATAAATCTCACTGAAAATCTTCTGGAGGCCATAAGGAAAGGGGAAAGAATTGATGCCAAAAAGTAAGGTTAAATCACCGTTAATTGATATCGcctttttcttctgttacttTATCTCCTTTCCTCATCTTGCATCATAAAAAGCAATTGACTATTCAGACATGCCTCTTTTGTAGTATATGGAGACTTCTACACCTTTTATCAAGGCCTATTTTCCTCATTATCATTTTTTGAACGTCATAGCACTTACCCTGTTATTAACTGAGTATTTAGGTTACATTTTCTGCCTAAGGACTTGTTTGTGAATACCCACTTTTATTCTCAAGATATACGATTGCAAACATAACCATCCACAAAAGAGGTCAAACTTGTGAGGTCCAGTTTGTACAAAGATACCCTATTTAGTATATGATCCTagataattttactttttccaaTAGTCGTGGGTAACTTACGAAACCTAAACAAATCCCCGTACAACCTTGATCACTAGGTTGTTAATCAAGCAGGCTCACCAGGCTCGTCATATTTGTTTACCAGATACTTTGGAGCCTACACCCTGGACGTGATATCGAGCACAGCGTTTGGAATTCAAGTCAATTCACAGAAAGACCTCAACGACCCCTTCGTCAAGGATGTGGCCAGTGTTATGCACGAAGCCGGCAGCAGTGATGGATTGTTAACAGTTCTCGCAGGTAAAAGACTTCTAATTCCTTTTGCATGATTTGCTCCTACACCTGTGTACTCATATGTTGAACAAACAGCTAACGAAGAAAGTtccatttatttgtttcagcttCGGTTCAGTTTCTTGTTCCAGTGATAAAGTTCCTGGCGATCTATTTATTTCCACTAACGCGATGGAATTCGTTATTGAAAAACGTCAATCGTATAATAAATgaacgaaaacaagaaaaatcaagaaatgtAAGTACAATAAAGCAAAATCTGTAAGTAAATAGTCACAACGATTAGAAGCTTGCAAGACATCGTTAAGCAGACCAAGGGGAAAATTCTGATAAGATTTTATTCCCCTCACCAGGTAAAGAAGACAGGAACATGCATGGCTCTTGATGGTCAAATTCTGTGCAAAGTTAATAGCTAAAGTTCTGGCATAGCGAACTAACTCAGCCATATCGTCTGTAGAAATATAACATGTCGGGAAGGTCCAATCCACTATGCTATCATGAGAGCGCGAAGAAATGGAGGCACAATAATACGGGAATAGTGGGGAGAAGAATCAGAACTGGACACACTGGCCTTTTTAACCCACGGGTGTTTAAGAACACAAAATCAATACACATTTGCACGTATgcatctttcaaaaaaaaatgttaagaaattttattatttgcaatttTATATGTATTACAGGCACACACCGACTTCCTTCAAATGATTGTGAGTTATGAAGATCCTGAAGGTTTCGCAAAAGGGCAAATGAAATGTAAGTATTTTTCATTAGGGTGTCTATTATTCATTTGGGAGCTGAAGAGGGTTAGGCCTCCAGGGTTTGAATGTGGAATCTTGACAAATCTTGATGCAAACCTTAATTTCTATTGCTTTCCTTACTTAAGCCTATTTATTTAATGTGTTAAAGTAATGGACTAATAGACTGCCTAATTTACAATACGTCTTCCTATGTCTTACTGGTCAGATAGttgaaaacagtttaaagttACGATTATGACTGTAAAATACAATTTCGTTCATTAAAATGTAGTCAATTCGAAGTAAACGTGTGCTTGTTTTAGTACATTATTCATTAGAATATTCCCTGATACTGTTATACTCGACATTACATGAGGCAAAAAGGAAAGGTTTCTTAACAATATTCACGTTGATTATACTGATGAGATGTGTCGCTGGTAACAGCCTTGTCTAGGACTGAGGTCATTGCTCAAGCTGTCGTCTTCTTCGCTGCTGGATATGACACTACATCCACCACCCTTCAGTTCCTGGCCTATAACCTGGCTTGTTGTCCAGAAGCACAAGAGAAGGTTGTACAGGAAATCCAAAACCTAATTGGAGATGTGAGTGCTGCTGATGACAAACAGATACTAGTCACTGTCAGAAAAGTCCATGGAATTTCCTATTTTCGTTTACCAGAAAAAGAGTACAAGCAATtctaagaaagaaacaaaggtaAAATAGAAACCACTCTTAGATGAGATAATAATGGtagaaaaacagtttaaacctaatcctttttttcatctgacctcttttttctgttttcagggcAAACCTACTTACGAGGGTGTGGCAAAGCTGAAATATTTAGACAGCGTCGTGCAGGAAACACTGAGGATGTTCCCTCCTCTAAACACGTAAAATATGTTCTTTGTCTGAATggattaaatataatttttaaaatataatttgcatAGGAATCAAACTCaaactttataaattaaatGTACAACTATTTCTGAACCTTTCAGCGTTAACAGAATGGCGTCAGAAGAGGTGACTATTAAAGGAGTCACTATTCCTAAGGGAGCTGGTGTCTGCGTTCCTATCGCCAACGTGATGAGGGACCCAGAGTATTTCCCTGACCCTGACGAGTTTAAACCCGATAGGTAAGCGAACAGATCTGGCAATATATGTGGTCACAAACTCTAAagatttacacacatttttcttataaatactGTAGAGTTTAATCATGAATAGTGTGCACAGCATTGAACATTAGGAGTTACCAAGTTGGTTGTAAGCGTAGGAAGAAActatattttgctttatttaaagaagtaaaaataaattctatcTGCCTCTATTGTAGTCTCAGAAGAATATCCCGTGTGCCGCAAGAGATGTAATTCGATTCCCATAATTTCTTGGTTACAGGCGTTTTACCTCATCGTCACACCCACACTTTTTCTAACACGCAGCTATGCGCGCACGCTCTTCGCCTCTCTTACCACCACACACCCATCACAGAGATAGAGAGGTTTGtactttatatgtttataaatctCTCTTCATGTTCACTCAGGTTCATTGAAGGCGCTGATGGATTCGTGAACCCTTTCTCTAACCTGGTCTTCGGGTTTGGACCTCGCCAGTGCATCGGCATGCGTCTGGCGCTGCTGCAGATCAAGATGGTCATGGTGCACGTGCTCCGGAAGGTCAGATTCATCAAAACAGATGATTTGAAGGTAACGTGCATGTCAGTCAATTTTCAAAACTAATGGCTTTTTAATCGGGAtttagaaacaaacaaacaaaaaagatatcAATAAAGAATGATATCCCACTTTAATGAGGACAAAAAGTTTTTACAAGTGTGTGTAAGCGTGTGTAATAAATAAAGCTAAAGTTCCAGTTTGATGTGGGACTATTGGCTACAGCTGTTCCAGAGAGG contains:
- the LOC112575475 gene encoding cytochrome P450 3A24-like codes for the protein MELLFGLDLPMYLLLLFIAVVLLYVYGTWSFGIWKSLGVDGPAPLPFFGHQCEINKKGYENSIRKWSQTYGRTFGIYCGRRPLLVTTDLDILKEVLVKDFNRFTDRFDKFELFPKEIQANLFIIGGADWKRVRTLLTPTFSSGKLKLMENHIDRCCINLTENLLEAIRKGERIDAKKYFGAYTLDVISSTAFGIQVNSQKDLNDPFVKDVASVMHEAGSSDGLLTVLAASVQFLVPVIKFLAIYLFPLTRWNSLLKNVNRIINERKQEKSRNAHTDFLQMIVSYEDPEGFAKGQMKSLSRTEVIAQAVVFFAAGYDTTSTTLQFLAYNLACCPEAQEKVVQEIQNLIGDGKPTYEGVAKLKYLDSVVQETLRMFPPLNTVNRMASEEVTIKGVTIPKGAGVCVPIANVMRDPEYFPDPDEFKPDRFIEGADGFVNPFSNLVFGFGPRQCIGMRLALLQIKMVMVHVLRKVRFIKTDDLKETPARKPGSFLSIVEKPLFITAVLREAATKTRVEH